One window of Microcoleus vaginatus PCC 9802 genomic DNA carries:
- a CDS encoding serine/threonine protein kinase — MSYCLNPACQNPQNADRTQFCLNCGSKLLLRERYRAIKPLGRGGFGRTFLAVDEDKPSKPRCAIKQFFPLSQGTSSSEKAAELFNREAVRLDELGKHPQIPELLAHFQQERYQYLVQEFIEGQNLQEELARTGPFSESQILSLLKDLLPVLQFVHDRSVIHRDIKPPNIIRRRISKTPIIYTYPALTGELVLVDFGAAKVVEGLRETGTVIGSPEFVAPEQIRGQAVYASDLYSLGVTCIYLLTQISPFELFDINQDVWVWRDFLKVQIDPKLSRILDKMIESSLSRRYKSVAEVLKDLQPQQSAAQVATPAAPAISMPQRTPVVQNAVPPTLAGTIIPVPPMQRVVPARAPTWRCVHTLVGHSNAVTSVVFSPDGAILASGSEDKTIEMWKLDAGKRWYTLTGHSEWVTCVAFSPDGASLASGGRDKMIHIWDLNKGKWWYALAGHSDRVSAVAFSRDGQVLASGSRDKTVQLWNLNKGRRMSALTGHAGGVEAVAFSAGGEFLASASRDKTVQLWDWQKGRSICTLAEHGDWVRAIVFATPPSPPLVRGGVGEGLILATGSRDGTAKLWRVDAQGRGTLLRSMRDNSGDVLCLALSPDGRVLATGSRDGTIYLWDAGTGGLLEILTGHRGEVLSVAFSADGRSLASGAGDRTVKIWRGIGH, encoded by the coding sequence ATGAGTTACTGCCTAAACCCCGCTTGTCAAAACCCGCAAAATGCCGATCGTACCCAATTCTGCCTGAATTGCGGCTCCAAACTGTTGCTGAGAGAGCGTTACCGCGCCATCAAACCCCTGGGGCGCGGCGGTTTTGGTCGCACTTTTTTAGCAGTAGACGAAGACAAACCCTCAAAACCGCGCTGTGCAATTAAACAGTTTTTCCCGCTATCCCAAGGTACCAGCAGCAGCGAAAAAGCAGCAGAATTATTCAACCGAGAAGCGGTGCGGCTGGACGAATTGGGGAAACACCCGCAAATTCCCGAACTGCTGGCGCACTTTCAGCAGGAACGCTATCAGTATTTGGTACAGGAATTTATAGAAGGTCAGAATTTACAGGAAGAGTTGGCGCGGACTGGGCCTTTCAGCGAAAGTCAGATTCTGAGTCTGCTGAAGGATTTATTGCCAGTATTGCAGTTCGTGCACGATCGCAGTGTAATTCACCGAGATATTAAACCCCCCAACATTATCCGGCGCCGCATTTCTAAAACTCCCATCATTTATACTTACCCAGCATTAACCGGCGAATTAGTTTTAGTTGATTTTGGCGCGGCAAAAGTTGTGGAGGGTTTGAGAGAAACCGGTACAGTCATCGGTTCTCCCGAATTTGTGGCGCCGGAACAAATTAGAGGTCAAGCGGTTTATGCCAGCGATTTGTACAGTTTGGGAGTAACTTGCATTTATTTGCTAACTCAAATATCTCCTTTTGAGTTGTTTGATATTAATCAAGATGTTTGGGTTTGGCGAGACTTTTTGAAGGTTCAAATTGATCCGAAATTAAGTCGCATCCTCGACAAAATGATCGAATCGAGTCTCAGTCGGCGCTACAAATCTGTAGCTGAGGTATTGAAAGATTTGCAGCCGCAGCAGTCGGCAGCACAGGTTGCGACTCCGGCGGCCCCTGCTATTTCCATGCCGCAGAGGACGCCAGTGGTGCAGAATGCAGTGCCGCCAACGCTTGCAGGCACAATCATACCTGTGCCGCCGATGCAGCGGGTTGTACCCGCACGCGCGCCTACTTGGAGGTGTGTTCATACTCTGGTAGGGCATTCTAATGCTGTCACGTCGGTAGTTTTCAGTCCTGATGGCGCGATTTTAGCTAGCGGCAGTGAGGACAAGACGATTGAGATGTGGAAGTTGGATGCGGGTAAGCGGTGGTACACTCTCACGGGTCATTCTGAGTGGGTGACTTGTGTAGCGTTTAGTCCTGATGGCGCGAGTTTGGCTAGTGGCGGCCGGGACAAAATGATTCATATTTGGGATTTGAATAAGGGTAAGTGGTGGTACGCTTTGGCTGGTCATTCTGACAGGGTTTCTGCTGTGGCGTTTAGTCGGGATGGTCAGGTTTTGGCTAGCGGCAGTCGCGACAAAACTGTGCAGTTGTGGAATTTGAATAAGGGAAGGCGGATGTCGGCTTTGACGGGTCACGCTGGCGGGGTGGAGGCGGTGGCTTTTAGTGCTGGCGGGGAGTTTTTGGCTAGTGCCAGTCGGGACAAGACTGTGCAGTTGTGGGATTGGCAAAAGGGTCGATCGATTTGTACTTTAGCAGAGCACGGGGATTGGGTGCGGGCGATCGTTTTTGCGACCCCCCCCAGCCCCCCCTTGGTAAGGGGGGGAGTAGGAGAAGGATTGATTTTGGCGACGGGGAGTCGGGATGGTACGGCGAAGCTGTGGCGGGTGGATGCACAGGGGCGAGGGACGCTGTTGCGGAGTATGAGGGACAATTCTGGGGATGTTTTGTGTCTGGCGTTGAGTCCGGATGGTCGGGTTTTGGCGACGGGGAGTCGGGATGGGACGATTTATTTGTGGGATGCGGGTACGGGGGGTTTGCTGGAAATTCTGACGGGCCACAGGGGGGAGGTTTTGTCGGTGGCGTTTAGTGCTGATGGGAGGAGTTTGGCTAGCGGTGCGGGCGATCGAACTGTGAAGATTTGGCGGGGGATTGGCCATTAG
- a CDS encoding Uma2 family endonuclease, with protein MTQAISKLMSFDEFQEGKPENGRYELHNGVMVEMPYPTGKHSASAGFQAIELGLEIRRLQLPYFIPKECTIKFNDNSGYAPDVIVLDKQAVEANESLWERESVITHGNWVKLVIEVVSTNWRDDYAHKMIDYEALSIPEYWIVDYLGLGGSRYIGYPKEPTLSVYQLVDGEYQIKLFRGDERIESVVFPQLNLTAKQIFNAG; from the coding sequence ATGACTCAAGCGATATCGAAGTTAATGAGTTTTGATGAATTTCAGGAAGGAAAACCCGAAAACGGACGCTATGAATTACATAACGGAGTTATGGTTGAAATGCCATATCCAACTGGTAAACATTCAGCGAGCGCGGGTTTTCAAGCGATAGAGTTGGGTTTAGAAATCAGGCGATTACAACTTCCTTACTTTATTCCGAAAGAATGTACAATTAAATTTAACGATAACTCTGGCTACGCTCCAGATGTGATTGTATTAGATAAACAAGCCGTAGAAGCCAATGAGTCTCTATGGGAAAGAGAATCAGTTATTACTCATGGAAATTGGGTCAAATTAGTGATTGAAGTGGTCAGCACAAATTGGCGCGATGATTATGCACATAAAATGATTGATTATGAAGCATTAAGCATTCCTGAATATTGGATTGTAGATTATTTGGGTTTAGGGGGTAGCCGTTATATTGGTTATCCGAAAGAGCCTACTTTATCGGTTTATCAGTTAGTAGATGGTGAGTATCAAATTAAGCTGTTTCGGGGAGATGAAAGAATTGAATCAGTGGTGTTTCCCCAGTTGAATTTGACCGCTAAGCAAATTTTTAACGCTGGATAA
- the zds gene encoding 9,9'-di-cis-zeta-carotene desaturase, whose translation MRVAIAGAGLAGMTTAVDLVEAGHQVEIFESRPFVGGKVGSWVDPDGNHVEMGLHVFFGCYYNLFALMKKVGAFDDLLLKEHVHTFINRGGETGSLDFRFPVGAPLHGLKAFFTTSQLSVQDKIQNAIALGTSPIVRGLIDFDGAMKTIRDLDKISFADWFRSQGGNQNSLKRMWNPIAYALGFIDTENISARCMLTIFQFFASKTEASVMRMLAGSPNEYLHKPIVEYLEKKGAKIYTRRRVREIQFEEGEETRVTGLLVANGETEENITADAYVFACDVPGIQKILPPAWRKWSEFDNIYKLDAVPVATVQLRFDGWVTELEDEAKRKQLSHAVGIDNLLYSADADFSCFADLALTSPKDYYQEGQGSLLQLVLTPGDPFIKQSNEAIAQHVLKQVQDLFPSARELNMTWYSVVKLAQSLYREAPGMDVFRPAQKTPIANFFLAGSYTQQDYIDSMEGATLSGHQAAKAILEAYSH comes from the coding sequence ATGCGGGTTGCGATCGCAGGTGCGGGACTGGCTGGAATGACCACAGCAGTCGATTTAGTGGAGGCTGGCCACCAAGTAGAAATTTTTGAATCCCGCCCCTTTGTCGGCGGCAAAGTCGGCAGTTGGGTAGATCCCGACGGCAATCACGTTGAAATGGGTTTGCACGTCTTCTTCGGCTGTTATTATAACTTATTTGCCCTGATGAAAAAAGTGGGAGCATTTGACGATTTGCTCCTCAAAGAACACGTCCACACTTTTATCAATCGAGGCGGCGAAACTGGTTCTTTAGATTTTCGCTTTCCCGTGGGTGCTCCTTTGCACGGTTTGAAGGCGTTTTTCACGACATCTCAGCTATCCGTACAAGACAAAATTCAAAATGCGATCGCCCTGGGAACTAGCCCGATCGTCCGAGGTTTGATAGACTTTGACGGGGCAATGAAAACTATCCGCGATTTGGATAAAATTAGCTTCGCTGACTGGTTCCGCAGCCAAGGTGGCAACCAAAACTCGCTCAAAAGAATGTGGAATCCGATCGCCTACGCACTGGGTTTTATCGACACTGAAAATATTTCAGCCCGGTGTATGTTGACAATCTTTCAATTTTTTGCCTCAAAAACCGAAGCCTCTGTCATGCGGATGCTGGCTGGTTCTCCCAACGAATATTTGCACAAACCCATTGTGGAATATTTGGAAAAAAAAGGAGCAAAAATTTACACGCGGCGCAGAGTCCGAGAAATTCAGTTTGAAGAAGGCGAAGAAACCCGCGTAACAGGCTTGCTAGTAGCTAACGGCGAAACAGAAGAAAATATTACCGCAGACGCTTACGTGTTCGCCTGCGACGTGCCCGGAATTCAGAAAATATTGCCCCCAGCTTGGCGCAAATGGTCAGAGTTTGACAACATTTATAAATTAGATGCGGTGCCGGTGGCTACAGTACAATTGCGGTTCGACGGTTGGGTAACGGAACTGGAAGACGAAGCCAAGCGCAAACAGTTGAGCCACGCTGTAGGAATCGATAATTTGCTATATTCAGCAGATGCAGATTTTTCTTGTTTTGCAGATTTGGCGCTGACAAGTCCCAAAGATTATTATCAAGAAGGACAAGGTTCGCTGCTGCAGTTGGTGCTGACACCGGGAGATCCGTTTATTAAACAAAGCAATGAGGCGATCGCCCAACACGTACTTAAGCAAGTTCAGGATTTATTCCCGTCAGCGCGGGAATTAAACATGACTTGGTACAGTGTAGTGAAGCTCGCTCAATCTTTGTATCGCGAAGCACCGGGGATGGATGTTTTCCGCCCTGCTCAAAAAACTCCGATCGCCAATTTCTTTCTAGCAGGAAGTTACACTCAGCAAGACTACATTGATAGCATGGAAGGAGCGACACTTTCAGGCCATCAAGCGGCTAAGGCAATTCTCGAAGCTTACAGTCATTAG